A stretch of the Bos indicus isolate NIAB-ARS_2022 breed Sahiwal x Tharparkar chromosome 13, NIAB-ARS_B.indTharparkar_mat_pri_1.0, whole genome shotgun sequence genome encodes the following:
- the MYL9 gene encoding myosin regulatory light polypeptide 9 — MSSKRAKAKTTKKRPQRATSNVFAMFDQSQIQEFKEAFNMIDQNRDGFIDKEDLHDMLASMGKNPTDEYLEGMMSEAPGPINFTMFLTMFGEKLNGTDPEDVIRNAFACFDEEASGFIHEDHLRELLTTMGDRFTDEEVDEMYREAPIDKKGNFNYVEFTRILKHGAKDKDD; from the exons ATGTCCAGTAAACGGGCCAAGGCCAAGACCACCAAGAAGCGGCCACAGAGGGCCACGTCCAATGTGTTCGCGATGTTTGACCAGTCCCAGATCCAGGAGTTTAAGGAGGCCTTCAACATGATCGACCAGAACCGGGACGGCTTCATCGACAAGGAGGACCTGCATGACATGCTGGCCTCAATGG GGAAGAACCCCACGGACGAGTACCTGGAGGGCATGATGAGCGAGGCCCCAGGGCCCATCAACTTCACCATGTTCCTCACCATGTTTGGGGAGAAGCTGAACGGCACAGACCCCGAGGACGTGATCCGTAACGCCTTCGCCTGCTTCGACGAGGAGGCCTCAG gtTTCATCCATGAGGACCACCTTCGGGAGCTGCTCACCACCATGGGTGACCGCTTCACAGACGAGGAGGTGGACGAGATGTACCGAGAGGCGCCCATTGATAAGAAAGGCAACTTCAACTATGTGGAGTTCACCCGCATCCTCAAACACGGCGCCAAGGACAAGGATGACTAG